Proteins encoded by one window of Ochrobactrum sp. BTU1:
- a CDS encoding Na/Pi cotransporter family protein, producing the protein MESTIIIINLCGAVALLLFGLAQVKDGVQRAFGANLRAGLARGTSTGPRSFVAGFVATIGLQSSTATALMVASFVEREFIQQNMAQIVLLGANVGTAVTAWIVATGIEWLSPLLILTGMIMSKKGTGNRRGIGAMLTGIGLMLLSLHLLSMATEPVRHSPAVASFVAMLDNAWPVALLFAAAIAFISSSSLAAVVLILSLAATGVLPPALIIVLVLGANLGGAVPPVLASMEAGASAKRVTLGNLIVRAAGCLIALPFAQYGADLAAAASFSPAKLPVDAHLAFNIALAVLAWPLSSLVSKLMVRLVPEPQQNETAPSFLDVQELSTPVIALASATREVLSIGDLIERMLMRLSSAFHSNDPSAAAAISALEQRVDFLHQEVKVYLSQLGRQKLSEENDRRSVEIIDYAVNLEHIGDIIEKSLVPALAKKAALGLKFSEDGFGELSRLFELTIDNLRAAQTIIATRDFDLAKRLMEIKIEVRRMEKFSSEQHLARLRDGKVESLRSSSIHLDMLRDLKRINAHVVSVAHPILDEAGLLSDSRVVSA; encoded by the coding sequence ATGGAATCCACGATTATCATCATTAACTTGTGCGGTGCGGTTGCACTTTTACTGTTCGGTCTTGCGCAGGTTAAGGATGGTGTCCAGCGTGCTTTTGGGGCCAATCTGCGTGCAGGTCTTGCGAGAGGAACAAGCACCGGACCCCGCTCGTTTGTCGCGGGTTTTGTCGCAACCATCGGCCTTCAAAGTTCCACAGCGACTGCGCTCATGGTTGCATCGTTCGTGGAACGTGAATTTATTCAGCAAAATATGGCTCAGATTGTTCTGCTGGGAGCGAATGTCGGGACGGCTGTCACGGCTTGGATCGTCGCGACAGGTATAGAATGGCTATCGCCTCTCCTCATCCTCACTGGCATGATCATGTCGAAGAAGGGGACTGGCAACCGCCGCGGCATTGGAGCCATGCTCACAGGTATCGGATTGATGCTGCTTTCACTGCATCTGCTTAGTATGGCTACCGAACCCGTTCGCCACTCTCCGGCCGTGGCAAGTTTCGTCGCCATGCTAGACAATGCCTGGCCTGTCGCGCTTCTTTTCGCCGCCGCGATCGCATTTATTTCTTCGTCAAGTCTTGCAGCCGTTGTGCTCATCCTTTCTCTTGCTGCAACCGGTGTTTTGCCGCCCGCTCTGATCATTGTTCTTGTGCTCGGCGCTAACCTTGGTGGTGCCGTGCCGCCTGTTCTTGCTTCAATGGAAGCTGGGGCTTCTGCAAAACGGGTTACACTGGGAAATCTGATTGTTCGGGCCGCCGGGTGTTTGATAGCCCTTCCATTTGCTCAGTACGGGGCAGATCTTGCCGCAGCCGCGTCATTTTCTCCGGCAAAACTTCCGGTGGATGCGCATTTGGCGTTCAATATTGCGCTGGCGGTTTTGGCGTGGCCTTTGTCGAGCCTAGTGTCAAAGCTAATGGTGAGGCTTGTTCCAGAGCCACAACAGAATGAAACAGCCCCAAGCTTTCTTGATGTTCAGGAACTCTCCACTCCGGTTATCGCGCTGGCGAGCGCAACGCGCGAGGTTCTGAGTATAGGAGATTTGATTGAACGTATGCTGATGCGGCTATCATCGGCATTTCATAGCAATGATCCTTCGGCTGCTGCTGCAATTTCAGCGCTCGAACAGCGTGTTGATTTTCTACATCAGGAAGTGAAGGTCTATTTATCGCAGCTCGGCCGTCAGAAACTAAGCGAGGAAAATGACCGAAGGTCAGTTGAGATCATCGATTACGCGGTCAATCTTGAACATATTGGCGACATTATCGAGAAGAGCCTGGTGCCAGCTTTGGCCAAGAAGGCCGCACTTGGTCTTAAATTCTCAGAGGATGGTTTTGGCGAACTTTCGCGGCTTTTCGAGTTGACGATTGACAATCTTCGTGCGGCTCAGACCATTATTGCAACGAGGGATTTTGATCTCGCAAAGCGTCTGATGGAGATTAAGATTGAAGTGCGGCGGATGGAGAAGTTTTCTTCAGAACAGCATCTTGCGAGACTTCGTGATGGAAAAGTCGAAAGTCTTCGGTCAAGTTCTATCCATTTGGACATGTTGCGCGATTTAAAACGCATCAACGCGCATGTTGTATCGGTTGCGCACCCGATATTAGACGAGGCGGGACTGTTGAGCGACAGTCGGGTTGTTTCTGCCTGA